The following is a genomic window from Meiothermus sp. QL-1.
CTGCGCCGGGCCTGGGAGCACAAGACCGACGAGGAGCGGGAAGAATGGGGCAAGAGCCAGGGATTCATTCTCCTGGGCTTCCTCATGCTTTTGGCCCGCGCCTTCGGTTACGACACCGTGCCCATGGGGGGCTTTGACGAGGAAGGGGTCAAGGCGGTGCTGGAACTGCCGGCTCACGTGAAGATCACCGCCCTGCTGCCCATAGGGGTGGCCGACGAAAACGGCTACCAGCACCACCGCCACAGCCTGGAGCGGGTGGTGCAGTGGCGCTGAGGAGGGTTACATGTACGAGCCTCTGCTGGCCATACACAACCTGGCCCGCTGGCTGGTTTTGCTGGCAGCCATCTATCTGCTCTATCGAAGCGTGAAGGGCTTGTTAAGCCAAAGCTACACCCCAGCCGACCGGCGGGCGGCCCTGGCCTATACCGGGCTGATGGACCTGCAGCTGCTGGTGGGGGTTTTGCTCATGCTGACGAGCCCTTTTATGCAAGGAATGTACGCCAACATGGCCCAGGCCATGCAGGCCCACCCCACCCGCTTCTTCCTGGCCGAACACTGGGTGGCCATGCTGGCTGCGGTGGTGCTGGCCCACCTAGGCGGCAGCCGGGTGAAAAAAGCCCAAGAGGCCGCGCTAAAGCAACGGCTGAGCCTTTTGTGGTATGGGGCCAGCATCCTGCTCGTGTTTCTGGCCACCCCCTGGTGGCGGCCCTTGCTGCGGCTGGGCTAGCGGCTGCGCAGCACCAGTACTGGCTTATCGGAGCGGTGGAGGACCGCCTCGGTCACCGAGCCCAGCATGAAACGGTCCAACCCGCTGCGCCCATGGGTGCCCATCACAATCAGGTCGTGCTGTCTCGCCTCGGCCAGAATGACCTCTACCGGTCGGCCCTCCACCAGCCTGGTCTCGTAGGCTACCCCAGCGGCCCGGGCTAGCTCGGCGGCCCTGTCCAGGGCCTCCTGGCCTACCCGCTTGAGGTCCTCCACCAGCTCAAGACCATAGGGCACGCTCTCAGGGCTAATCCAGAGGCTGTAGCTGATGCTCTCCAGCACATAAAGGAAGGTCACGCTGGCACCGGTGTGCCTGGCCAGCTCCAGCCCCTCGCGTATGGCCTTCTGGCTGGCCGCGCTGCCATCGGTGGGCATCAGGATTTTTTTGTACATGGCTCCCCCCGGCTTCAGAGTCTAAGTCTAGCCCCGGGCCCCCGGGACAAAAACCCCCACGTAACGCCCCCTCCCCCAACCGTAACGCCCCGTCGAGGGGAAAAAGTGCGATGAGAAAAGGAAAAACAGCAGCTCGCAGGGGCAAGCGCAAACGCACAGAATTAACGTAACAACCCCTGGTGTACCTGACCCTTCCTGTCCCAGGCCATCCGCCTAGAATCGACCCGTATGACCTTCCAAGAGCTTCTCGCCGGTCTGGTCGCTCGAGGCGTTTCCGATATTCATCTGCACGCGGGCCTGCCCATAATGGCCCGGGTCAACGGCAAACTCGTCTCGGTTACGCAAAACCCGCTCACCGCCCAGTACACCGAGGCGCTGGTAGAGATGATGTGCAGCGAGCGGCAAAAGCTTCTTTTCTCCGAGCGCCAACAGGTGGACCTGGCCTACTCAGTCCCTGGGGTGGCCCGCTTCCGGGTCAACCTCTTCCGCCAAAGGGGCTCGGTGAGCTGCGTGATGCGGGTGGTAAACTCCGACGAAAGCCGCCTGCAAATCGTCTCCCTGCCCCAGGAGATCCTCAAGTACTTCCGCGACCAGGAAAAAGGCCTGGTGCTGGTCACCGGGCCCACCGGCTCAGGCAAGTCCACCACCTTGGCCCGGATCATCGACGAAATCAACCGGCACCACGCCAAAATGATCATCACCCTGGAGGACCCCATCGAGTACCTGCACAAGGGAAAAAAGTCGATTGTGGTCCAGCGGGAGATAGGGCAGGACGTGCCCAGCTTTAAGGATGGGCTGGTAGCGGCCATGCGCCAGGACCCCGATGTGATCATGATTGGAGAGATTCGCGACCACGCCACCGCTGCCGCCGCTCTGGAAGCTGCCCAGACGGGCCACCTGGTTCTCTCCACCCTGCACACCCTGGATGCCGTGCGCACGGTGAACCGGGTGCTGGACCTCTTCCCGCCCCACGAACGCGAGGTGGCCCGCATTCTCTTCGCCGAATCGCTGGTGGGCATCGTCTCGCAGCGGCTGCTGCCCGGGAAACAGGGGGGGGCGGGTCTGCGCGATGGAGATCCTGAAGGGCACCCTGCGCATCCGCGACCTGATTAAGGACGCCAACCGCACCCACGAGATCTACGAAGCCCTCAAGGACTCTTCCCTGGATGGGATGCAGACCTTCGACGACCACCTGGCCGAGCTTTACGCCCGCGACCAAATCGACCTCCCCACGGCCCTGGCCCATGCCACCAGCGCCCAGTACGTCAAGGTCAAGGCTCTGCAGATCAACGCCGCGCGCCAGACCCTGGTGGACGCTGCCCAACCTACCGACTGATTCAGGCCAGCCTGGGCACCTGAGCCCGGCCATGGGGAATGAGCTCCACCTGGCGCTCTTCCCCCACAGGGGTTAGGCGCACCTCGAGGCTATCCGGGAAAACCTCGGGCCGCCCCCACTCCACAAGCACCAGGCGGGCCTCCGGCAGGTAGTCCTCCAGGCCCAGGCGGTAGAGTTCCTCCTGCTCCTCCAGGCGGTAGGCGTCGATATGCACCAACAGGCCCTGGGGGGTGGGGTACTCGTGGATGAGGGTGTAGGTGGGGCTGGTCACCCCGCCCCTGAAGCCCAGGGCCTCGGCCATGAACTTCACCAGGGTGGTCTTGCCTGCACCCACAGGCCCTGTGAGGAGCACCAGGCTGCCGGCAGGCAGCTTCTCCGCAAGCTTCTGGGCAAGGGCGCGGGTGTCCTCGAGGCTCCTCAGCACACCCCCAGCTTATATAGCCGCGGGCTCCATCGGCCAGGTCTGGGGGTGTCATAATAGCGCGGCCATGGTCCCAAACCGCACCGCCTCCATGCCGTTCATCCTGGCCTCGGTGCTCATCAGCGTTATGGGGCTGGGGCTGGTGATTCCGGTACTGCCCAAGCTCATCGAGGAGTTATCGGGCAGCGTGGAGGCCGGCGCCAGGCTCAACGGCCTGTTTTTCGCTGCCTACGCGCTGATGCAGTTTACCTTCGCCCCTATCTTAGGCATGCTCTCCGACCGCTACGGGCGCCGCCCGGTGCTCCTGGCCTCGTCGCTGGGCACGGGCGTGGACTACCTGGTTGCGGCCCTGACGCAGTCTTTGTGGGTGCTGTTCCTGGCCCGGCTCATCGCTGGGGCCCTGGGCGCCAGCCTGGCGACGGCGAACGCGTACGTCGCCGACATCTCCAAACCCGAAGAGCGCGCGCGCAACTTCGGCCTGGTTGGGGCTACCTTCGGCATGGGCTTCGTGCTGGGGCCGGTGGTGGGGGGGCTGCTGGGGAACCTGGACCTGCGGTTGCCCTTCTACTTCGCAGCCGGGCTGGCCTTGCTGAACTTCCTCTACGGCTACTTCGCGCTGCCAGAATCGCTCAGGCCAGAACGCCAGCCCCAGGCCCGGTCGCTCAACCCCTTCGCTGCCCTGGGCATTTTGGGCAAGACCCCCGTGCTGCGCGGCCTTAGCTCGAGCCTGGCGCTGGTTTTTCTGGCCTTTGGCATCCTGCAGAGCGTATGGGTGCTGTACACCGGTTACAGGTTTGGCTGGCGGCCGCTCGAGGTTGGCCTCTCGCTCTTCCTGGTCGGGCTGGGCGGGGTGGTGGTCCAGGCCGGGCTGGTGCGGCCCGCCGTGGCCTGGCTGGGGGAACGGCGGGCGTTGCTGCTGGCCCAAAGCCTGGGGGTCTTTGCCTACGCCCTATATGGCCTCGCCACCCAGGGCTGGATGATGTATGCGGTCATCCCCCTGGCCGCCCTGGGCAACCTGGGGCAGCCGCTCGCCCAAGCCCTCCTGACCCGCGAGGTCTCCCCCCAGGCCCAGGGCGCCCTACAAGGGGCTCTATCGGGCGTGCAAAGCCTTACGGTGGCCGTGGGGGGGCTTGTGGGCGGGCTTCTGTTCGCCCTGGCTGCCCGGCTGGAGCCAGCCGCCCTAGTCGGGTTGCCCTTCTTCGTGGGCAGCCTGCTCTACCTGCTGGCCGCGCTCAACACCGCCCGCCTTTTCCGCAAGGCCTAGCCGGATGGCCTCGGCGTCGCGCTCGGTGTAGCCGTAGAGGGTGATCTCCAGGGCCTCGGGGGCCTGGAGCAGCTCGTCGAGCATCACCGCCACCACCTCCTCCACGGGAAGCCCCCCCACCCCGGTGCCCAGCAGGGGAAAGGCCAGGGTGCGCAGGCCTTTTTCCAGGGCCAGCCCCAAAGCGGCCCGGGTAGCGCGCCGCACGGTCTCGAGGCTGGCCGGCTCATCGCCCAGCACCGCGGCGTGAATCACGCAGCGCACCGGCAACCGCCCGGCCTCGGTGAGCGCGGCCTCCCCTACCCGGATGGGTCCGTGCCGGTCGCAGGCTTCCTGGATGCTGGGACCCCCCTTGCGCCGGATGGCCCCCGCCACCCCCGAGCCCAAAACCAGGCGGTTGTTGGCCGCGTTGACGATGGCATCCCCCACGAACTCGGTGATATCGCCCTGGGCCACCCGGATGCGCGCCATGGGCGCATTCTACCCCTAGACGTGGTAGCAGACGTAGGGGTTCTCGTGGGGCGGACCATCGGAAATCCAAAGCTCCCCGGTGCCCAGGTTCATGATCACCGAAACAACGGTGCGGTAGGGCTCACCCAAGGCGTACTCCTCCGGGCTGGCGGTGCGGCAGACCGCGTAGGGCGCCCCGTCGCGGTCAGCAAGCGCGGCCTTGAGGTCCTCCAACCCTGGGCGCTCCACCTCCCTGAGGCGCTGGCCTAGCCGCTCGGCCCGATGGTGCGAGCGGTCGAGCCACTCGATGGGGGGCACCTCGATGCCAAAACGCCCGGGGTCCAGGTAGTGGTTGGCGTGCACCAACTGGCGCTCGTCCTCCCAAAGGGCGATGCCCATGGGCGAGACCTCGAGGTCCACCGCCCGACCGCCCTGCCCCACCAAGAAGTTGGCCGAGGTGCCATGGGGCCGCTGTAGCAGGATGCGCTTGGCTTCCTCCAGGTTCCTGGCGCGCAGGGCCTCGTAGGTGCGCAGGTGGAAGGGCCGGGCCAGAAGGGCCCAGTCGTCGCCCTTAGAGACCAGGCCGTTGATACAGAGGCCCAGCCCATGCGAGTTGAGGCCAATCTTGCCCCCGAAGATCCCCGCCTCGGTAAAAGCCAGCACCCGCGTGCCGTCGGGCTCGGTAACGTGCTGAACGGCCCCCCGCACCCCCTCCATCCAGTCCCAGTTCTGCCCCATCCAGAGCCTGCCGTCGGCGCTATAGGCAGGCATCAGAGCAAAGGCCGTGCAGCCGTTGGGGGGCTCATGGCTGAACTGGTGGTAGACGAGCTCGTAGCGCACGTTGAGGGTGGCGATGTCCACCAAAGGCTGGCCCGAGCCCGCTGCAATGCCCTCCATACCCTGGGCATAGGCCGGGCTTTGCCGGCGGATGGCCTCCAGGTACCGCGCCCCTCGCTCGCGGGCCTCAGCGGGGACCAGCCGGCACTCCACCTCGAAACGGCGGAAGTAAAGCTCCAGGTTGTGCGCAATGGCCTCGGCCAGGGCTTTGCCCTGGGCCAGGCCCTGCTCGTAGGGGGTTCCGGAAAGGCGCAGGTAGGGCAGCACGCCCCTATTATGGAGGTTCAACCCCCGTTGCCAAGGAAGCGCAGAATACCGCGGGCCAGCCCCTCGGCCAGGGCCTGGCGGTAAGCCGAGGTCTGGAGCCTGCGCCCCTCCACCGGGTGGTTGGCGAAGCCCACTTCCACCAGAATGGCCGGGATCCGCGCGTTGCGCAGCACGTAGAAGGGCGCCTGCCGCACCCCCCGGTCCACCGCGCCGGTGGCCTGGAGCAAGGAGGCCTGCACGTAGTGGGCCAGTTGACGGGAAAACTTGAGGTTGGACTGCGCGATGAGATCGCTCATCAGCCGCTCGCTTACCTGCTGGGCCTCGCGGGTCAGGCGCCGGCCCAGCTCCCCCCCACCGTTCTCCCGGATTACCTGGGCCAGAAGGGCCGGGTCCAGGGTGTTGCCGAAGTAGTAGACCTCTATACCCTGGGCGGGGTTGGGGGCGCTGTTGACATGAATAGAAACGAACAGGTTGCGCCTGGAGTTGGCCATCTCGGCCCGCAGACCCAGGTCGGTGGCCTTATTGGGGGAAAGGTGGACATCGCGCTCGCGGGTGAGCACCACCTGAATGCCCTCCCGCTCCAGAATGCGCCGCACCCGCAAAGCCAGGTCCAGCGTAACCTCCTTCTCCACCACAAAACCCACCGCCCCCGGGTCCACCCCCCCGTGGCCCGGGTCGAGCACCACAATCCTGGGAGGGGGGGCAGGCCTGGTGTTGGTGCGGCTGGGGGCTTGGGAGGCAGGCCGGTTCACCGTGAGCACGTCCACCACCAGCCGCCGGCGGGGCCCATCGTCCAGCAGGGTGGTCCTGACCTCCACCCCCGGCCTGAGGCGCACGAAGACCTGGGCCCCTTGGGGGGTGGGCACCACCTGGTAGGAGGCCACCTGGGGTGAGCCCACCTCGGTATCGCTAGGGCTTGGGGCCACGCCGGTAAAGCGCAGGGTAAGGGTGTCCGCGGTCTGGGCTATCTGGTACTGCGCCCTGGCGTCCAGGTCGAAGACCAGCCGGGTGTAACCCTCGTGCAGCCCCAAGCGGGGAAAAGCCAGCGCAAGGGGAAAAAACAGCACCAGAAAAGCAGACAATCGCATCTACCGCGAGTATAACGGGCTTTTCTGAGGAGTCCCAAAGGCTAGACTTAGGGTATGTTCGGCCTGTTTCGCAAGCCCGACGAACACGTAAAGCGGGAAGGGGATTCCGCTTTCCGGGTGCGGGTGCGCACCAAGCGCCACATGGAGGTGGTGGAGCTGCGCATCACCAAAGGCGGCGAAATCTCTGCTACCGACGAGGGAGGCTATTACGTGCGCAAGGTGGTCGTCTCGCCCCGCCACCTGGACCGGGCCGTTTTGGAAATCTGGTTCGACCGCGCCTACCGCCCGGTCCGCAAGGTGGTGGAGGGCGGCGAGCTGGTGCCCATTCGCGAGTGGAAAGACCCCTAGCGCAGCTCGTCCTCGAGGTTTTCCAAAAGCCGCCTGCTCTCGGTGGCGGTGCTATCCTCGCCAAGGCTGGGATAAACCCGCCGCCCCCCGCCGGTGCGCTCGAGCTGGGCCTGCATCTCGCGTAGGTCGATGTATCGGTCACACTGGTTGCGCAGCTCCAGGTCGGTGAGCTCGGGCACCCCCAGGAGGTGTATCTCCTTACCCATGGCCCTGAGGGCCGCCAAGGTATGGGCAAGGTCCCCCGAACCGC
Proteins encoded in this region:
- a CDS encoding universal stress protein; the encoded protein is MYKKILMPTDGSAASQKAIREGLELARHTGASVTFLYVLESISYSLWISPESVPYGLELVEDLKRVGQEALDRAAELARAAGVAYETRLVEGRPVEVILAEARQHDLIVMGTHGRSGLDRFMLGSVTEAVLHRSDKPVLVLRSR
- the tsaE gene encoding tRNA (adenosine(37)-N6)-threonylcarbamoyltransferase complex ATPase subunit type 1 TsaE, which produces MLRSLEDTRALAQKLAEKLPAGSLVLLTGPVGAGKTTLVKFMAEALGFRGGVTSPTYTLIHEYPTPQGLLVHIDAYRLEEQEELYRLGLEDYLPEARLVLVEWGRPEVFPDSLEVRLTPVGEERQVELIPHGRAQVPRLA
- a CDS encoding TCR/Tet family MFS transporter; its protein translation is MVPNRTASMPFILASVLISVMGLGLVIPVLPKLIEELSGSVEAGARLNGLFFAAYALMQFTFAPILGMLSDRYGRRPVLLASSLGTGVDYLVAALTQSLWVLFLARLIAGALGASLATANAYVADISKPEERARNFGLVGATFGMGFVLGPVVGGLLGNLDLRLPFYFAAGLALLNFLYGYFALPESLRPERQPQARSLNPFAALGILGKTPVLRGLSSSLALVFLAFGILQSVWVLYTGYRFGWRPLEVGLSLFLVGLGGVVVQAGLVRPAVAWLGERRALLLAQSLGVFAYALYGLATQGWMMYAVIPLAALGNLGQPLAQALLTREVSPQAQGALQGALSGVQSLTVAVGGLVGGLLFALAARLEPAALVGLPFFVGSLLYLLAALNTARLFRKA
- a CDS encoding C45 family peptidase yields the protein MLPYLRLSGTPYEQGLAQGKALAEAIAHNLELYFRRFEVECRLVPAEARERGARYLEAIRRQSPAYAQGMEGIAAGSGQPLVDIATLNVRYELVYHQFSHEPPNGCTAFALMPAYSADGRLWMGQNWDWMEGVRGAVQHVTEPDGTRVLAFTEAGIFGGKIGLNSHGLGLCINGLVSKGDDWALLARPFHLRTYEALRARNLEEAKRILLQRPHGTSANFLVGQGGRAVDLEVSPMGIALWEDERQLVHANHYLDPGRFGIEVPPIEWLDRSHHRAERLGQRLREVERPGLEDLKAALADRDGAPYAVCRTASPEEYALGEPYRTVVSVIMNLGTGELWISDGPPHENPYVCYHV
- a CDS encoding N-acetylmuramoyl-L-alanine amidase, producing the protein MRLSAFLVLFFPLALAFPRLGLHEGYTRLVFDLDARAQYQIAQTADTLTLRFTGVAPSPSDTEVGSPQVASYQVVPTPQGAQVFVRLRPGVEVRTTLLDDGPRRRLVVDVLTVNRPASQAPSRTNTRPAPPPRIVVLDPGHGGVDPGAVGFVVEKEVTLDLALRVRRILEREGIQVVLTRERDVHLSPNKATDLGLRAEMANSRRNLFVSIHVNSAPNPAQGIEVYYFGNTLDPALLAQVIRENGGGELGRRLTREAQQVSERLMSDLIAQSNLKFSRQLAHYVQASLLQATGAVDRGVRQAPFYVLRNARIPAILVEVGFANHPVEGRRLQTSAYRQALAEGLARGILRFLGNGG